Within Quercus lobata isolate SW786 chromosome 5, ValleyOak3.0 Primary Assembly, whole genome shotgun sequence, the genomic segment GGGGtgggtgaagggatggtgggcgTAGGGGCTGGATGTGGGCTACgtgaagggatggtgggcgTAGGGGCTGGATGTGAGCtaggtgaagggatggtgggcgTAGGAGCTGAATGTGGGTTGGGTGAAGGGATGGTGACGGTAGGGGATGGATGTGGGGTGGATGAAGGTATGGTGGGGCTGGCAGATGCATGTGAGGTGGATGCAGAGGGATCGGGGGCAGGGACAAGCTGGGGGGTAGCAACAAGCGGACGAGATTGACATCCGGCCGGAGCTGTGCTCGTGCTTGGGCCGGTAGGCATAGCTGCCTCCTCAATCGGGGCCTCAGGGATAGGAGGTTGGACACGTGTCATCGCCTGCACTGCCGTCAGCACCTCAGTAATGTCGTTGTGGTCCTCGGTGCCCACTGGATGACGCCTCAACAAACGGACATATCCTTCAATCTGCACATGGAAAAACCACACATATTAGACCTGCAATACGAAATCAACAATGccaattgataataaaataaatgttggtTCTGCTACTAATAATTGCAAATTAAAGGGAGATGAAGTGCTAAGCAAAAAATGTAGTAACAAACATCATGCTCTCTAAACAGTGGTTTCATGGTAAGACACACAATCTATAACATGTAGAAGACATTGAGAAGTTACCAGCAGAGTCACTACAGCACCAGGCCTATCGATGAACCTCCGAGTCACCCTTTTGAACCAGTCGTGGTACTCGTGCTCTGGAGGCATATCACCAAGCACAGCTTCGCAACGCCGATCAAAGCGATTACCCCACTCAAGGATATGCGCAGCATGCTTCTGCATCCAATTAACACCGATCTTCCCCCTCAAATCAATGCCATGAAGCACTTTGTCAGTGTTAACAGCGCGGGGAATTTCTTGGATCATCCCGAATTGACGAACAACACGATCCGGTGTATGTTTCTCTACTAGGTGGAAACATACAAGCGGCACCCTTGCCGTCCATACGGCCCTCCCTGCAACACACCACGGCGGGAGGTCGTCAAAATGAGCTTCATATGGCTGCCACACCACCTACAATAGCCAAAAAAGAAGTACACAACACATTAGGGAACAATGTTTATATTTCAAAGTTCACGAAACCTATATGGACGTTCGTAAAAGCGTAAAATAAGGCATTTTCATACCTGGTCTGGCAACATGGAAGCTAGTTGCTCGCGATACCTGTCCCTGAAGATGTGGGCGGgcctatttttcttgtttgggaccCACAACCACCTACAATCAAGAAGAATGGATCAATAAGTACTGAGATAATGTTAAAACTATAATGTAATcacatatattaaattaaaggaaatataCGGAAATTGAAATTTGAGGGCACTTTGTAATCACTtaagatgaagaaataagaggaaattgaaagtaaggtggagggtgaggtcatgtgAATTGCAATAGTAATTAATTCAAAGTTagcttttttatactttttatttatttataattttatatgcttatatttctttatatattatgaGTCAACATCCATATAATTTATTGAGTCTTAAAACTATAAGTCCATATTTCAACTAATATATCAATTTCAAGTCTAAAACTCTAcccaataattataataatactattgattctcaaaaaaaaaaaaaaaaaaaactattaaaacaatttttctattaaaatattcttaaaaaattactattaaaaaacagaaatataaaAGCTCAAGTTAAATATTGCAGTACTagttttattacttatatattacgtgtggacccacataaacaaagcctaaaactttttttttcaagtctcTTTGTCATTTCCAACAACTAGTCACATGCTAGGTTcacaaaacaagaaagaaaacacaaaacaaggcaatgaaaattcaaaatagaattgaagaaGGACTAGTGAacgaagagaaagaagaagaagaagaaaaagaagaaagaagaaaaagaagatgaagtagcAATAGCAACTGCCTCGCCTCagcctctctatctctctgtgaCTTTGTCTCGCCTCTCCTAaatttccttacttttttctttttttcttttttccttcatcttTCAGACTTTCACTTTCTCTGTTAGGTTTTTctgagttttcttcttcttcttcttgatttaCATGGGTCATGGGCTTAATTTTTCAACATATGTGTAAATATATGGGCTGTAAATGTACTTCATAAGGGGGGCTGGCTGGGCTAGGAATTCACGAGGGGGGCCTAAGCTAAAAACTAAGAATTCACCTCTTACTCATTATATGTAATGTCTTTTACATTCTTTATAAATAACCTAAAGAGACTCTCTCTATGAGTGTTACTGATTACAATAAAGCCTTtataaaaaacctaaagagacTACGACTTCAAATAGCAAATAAAATTCCTCAAGAAGAAGTTagaaccaaatagaaaaagaactcAAAACATAATATAAGACTCGTGCTTTGGTGAAGACAGTATGTTATAGCAGTATGAGGTAGAGACTTACTTCAGGGATAGTGGACCACGTACTGGAGGACCGTAAGCACCCACTGGCGGGCCTCGCTCAACTGTCGGGCACAAATAGGGGAACCTGGCCCATGCCCAGTACTGGAGCAACAACAAGCACCCATCAATCTGACTGGTGTCCTCGCTTGCCCTGCATAGCTCTCGATACAACCATGCAAGGCAAGCACTTCCCCAACTGTACCTCCGTGGATTGTGAAGGTCTTCCAACTGCTGCacccacattaaatgcaccctaTCGCCGGATTTGTCCATGAATATTGTGTCCCCCAATAGCGCTAGGATGTAGCATCGTGCGTACTTATGCAGCTGATCCTCTTCAGCATCAGGCGGCAATGGGTTAGCAACTTCCTCCAAAAGGCGGTTGATGAGAATCCTCTGCCCATCAAGTTGCTTATGGTTATTTTGAGTTACAGGTTGAAAACCAAGGAAGTCCCGGCACACATTCACCCAAGTTTTTTGTGTGCTCCCTGTTATAGCGTCACCATCAACAGGAAGCCCGAGAAGAACCTCCACATCCTGCAATGTGATGGTCACCTCACCATGTGGCATGTGAAAGGTGTGAGTCTCGG encodes:
- the LOC115990349 gene encoding serine/threonine-protein phosphatase 7 long form homolog, translated to MVDNRVRNIITTVGLEGLLWVPGREIDNGLITALVERWRPETHTFHMPHGEVTITLQDVEVLLGLPVDGDAITGSTQKTWVNVCRDFLGFQPVTQNNHKQLDGQRILINRLLEEVANPLPPDAEEDQLHKYARCYILALLGDTIFMDKSGDRVHLMWVQQLEDLHNPRRYSWGSACLAWLYRELCRASEDTSQIDGCLLLLQYWAWARFPYLCPTVERGPPVGAYGPPVRGPLSLKWLWVPNKKNRPAHIFRDRYREQLASMLPDQVVWQPYEAHFDDLPPWCVAGRAVWTARVPLVCFHLVEKHTPDRVVRQFGMIQEIPRAVNTDKVLHGIDLRGKIGVNWMQKHAAHILEWGNRFDRRCEAVLGDMPPEHEYHDWFKRVTRRFIDRPGAVVTLLV